A single region of the Ascaphus truei isolate aAscTru1 chromosome 6, aAscTru1.hap1, whole genome shotgun sequence genome encodes:
- the LOC142497402 gene encoding L-amino-acid oxidase-like: MDIFMLLSLSFIATICGSNGDLGILKGCFEDPEYEELLDIAKNGLHRSKSPRRKHIVIVGAGMAGLSAAKVLLEAGHRVTVLEASKRIGGRVETHRDPDGWYGELGPMRLPLPHRIVREYIQQLGLKLNPFITSDEDNFYLFNNIRKTQKDVMVNPNLFEFDLSPSEEGKSISTLYDESVQKLLDEMKGKECPEILEQFNKASKQAFLVEEGSLSRGAVHMLGDYMNMRAQYYISFFESILGEIIFNNTRLDEITGGFDQLPLAIYSHLGNVVRLNSTVVNVLRRQNSVIVQYRKDKSSAIISTAADYVIITATAKATRRIAFNPPLSNSKNDALSYVHYVSSTKILLACTEPFWEKDGIYGGRSSTNRPSRFIFYPSHNFTSGVGVLLASYTLADDSMFFAALSNEECVNVILEDLAAIHKRPKEELRALCPKAVVKKWSLDPYSMGAFAYFTPYQFGEIFEQLSQNEGKIYFAGEHTSYPHGWIDTAIKSGLKAARDIHRDANMFLHK, translated from the exons ATGGACATCTTTA TGCTTCTCTCACTTTCATTCATAGCAACAATATGTGGGTCCAATGGTGATTTAGGCATACTGAAGGGTTGCTTTGAAGATCCTGAATATGAGGAGTTACTTGATATTGCCAAGAATGGATTGCACAGAAGCAAGTCACCCCGTCGAAaacatattgtaattgttggtgcaGGAATGGCTGGACTTTCGGCAGCAAAGGTTTTATTGGAAGCTGGTCACAGA GTCACTGTACTGGAGGCCAGTAAACGTATAGGAGGTCGTGTTGAAACACACAGAGATCCAGATGGCTGGTATGGAGAGCTGGGGCCCATGCGTTTGCCACTTCCTCACAG GATTGTACGTGAATATATACAACAGCTCGGTCTAAAACTGAACCCATTTATTACATCAGATGAGGACAATTTTTATTTGTTTAacaatataagaaaaacacaGAAGGATGTCATGGTGAATCCAAACTTATTCGAATTTGATCTCAGTCCTTCAGAGGAAGGGAAATCTATTAGTACCCTGTACGATGAATCAGTGCAAAAG CTGCTTGATGAAATGAAAGGAAAAGAGTGCCCTGAAATACTGGAACAATTCAACAAAGCTTCCAAACAG GCTTTCCTGGTTGAAGAAGGAAGTCTTAGCCGAGGCGCTGTCCATATGCTCGGGGACTACATGAATATGAGAGCTCAGTACTACATCTCATTTTTTGAATCTATTCTAGGAGAGATTATTTTCAATAACACCAG GCTTGATGAGATAACTGGAGGTTTCGATCAGTTACCCTTGGCCATTTACAGTCATCTAGGAAATGTGGTCCGCTTAAACTCTACAGTGGTAAATGTATTGAGAAGGCAGAATTCTGTTATTGTGCAGTACCGCAAAGATAAATCCTCTGCCATAATAAGTACAGCTGCTGACTATGTGATCATCACAGCTACTGCAAAAGCTACCAGGCGGATTGCATTCAATCCTCCTCTTAGTAACAGTAAGAATGATGCGCTGAGTTATGTCCACTATGTAAGCTCAACAAAGATTTTGTTAGCATGCACTGAGCCATTCTGGGAGAAAGATGGTATATACGGAGGAAGGTCCAGTACTAATCGTCCATCACGCTTTATTTTTTACCCAAGTCATAATTTCACTAGTGGAGTAGGTGTCCTTCTGGCTTCCTACACCCTGGCAGATGATTCAATGTTCTTTGCAGCACTTAGTAATGAAGAATGTGTCAATGTGATATTGGAAGATTTAGCAGCCATCCATAAAAGGCCAAAAGAAGAACTCAGAGCATTGTGTCCAAAGGCAGTGGTGAAGAAGTGGAGCCTGGACCCATATTCTATGGGTGCATTTGCCTATTTCACCCCTTACCAATTTGGGGAAATATTTGAACAGTTATCACAAAATGAAGGAAAAATTTATTTTGCAGGGGAACATACATCTTATCCCCATGGCTGGATCGACACGGCAATAAAAAGTGGTCTAAAAGCAGCAAGAGATATCCACAGAGACGCCAATATGTTTTTACATAAGTAA